Proteins co-encoded in one Bacillus sp. FSL H8-0547 genomic window:
- a CDS encoding YkvA family protein: MTIKQENETLEELQKAEKHYSDSKFWNKLKKFGKKAGSSVVYAVLLLYYTLQKPEVPAKTKAIIIGALGYFILPLDLIPDLAAGVGYTDDLGALGLALLQVAMYIDDDIKTQAKEKLTEWFGPSVDTAAIDEKIK, from the coding sequence ATGACGATCAAGCAGGAAAATGAAACTCTTGAGGAACTGCAGAAAGCGGAAAAACATTATTCCGACTCAAAGTTCTGGAATAAATTAAAAAAATTCGGCAAAAAAGCCGGATCATCTGTCGTGTACGCTGTCCTTTTGCTGTACTATACCCTTCAGAAGCCTGAAGTGCCTGCCAAAACAAAAGCCATCATTATCGGTGCTTTAGGCTACTTCATTCTGCCGCTTGACCTTATACCGGACCTTGCCGCCGGCGTGGGCTACACCGATGACCTCGGAGCTTTGGGCCTGGCACTCCTTCAGGTGGCAATGTATATTGACGATGATATCAAAACCCAGGCGAAAGAAAAGCTGACAGAATGGTTCGGACCTTCTGTCGACACCGCTGCCATTGACGAGAAAATCAAATAA
- a CDS encoding helix-turn-helix domain-containing protein, producing MILEKIQTITNINDITDMVSTYLKKPVVIENDQFSLLSYSSYYIDQFDQANQQTIFTKHWPIPILEKFMDEGIVEQLKTIPHPFRVKQIAEIGLNQRVVVSAIYKEQVFGYIWVQETEPMSEEDLDFLHEVSRHIGKLLYQKNQINLRENEEKNEFYKKIIGQAFQTENQIRWEAANHSIMIPETFIVTIFTVSQSEEEQLEELTETVRLFANALNHFAHVFTDQLKVVVIIGSNAKVSDQLSASAAELTSTVISQFGGYKIYAGIGNSYSSILQLRKSYFEALEVINAAKFIGSSEKLPFTYSKLGIFRYLETISKHHSITGYNNTSLQILRKKDEESQTKLIHTLEIYLLNNCKLKPTAEQLFVHTNTLKYRINQIQELTSIDFDDFYTRIQLYIDLQLLKKEI from the coding sequence ATGATCCTTGAGAAGATCCAGACCATTACAAACATTAATGATATTACGGATATGGTCAGCACCTATTTGAAAAAGCCGGTTGTGATTGAAAATGACCAATTCTCTCTTTTGTCCTACAGTTCGTATTACATCGATCAGTTTGATCAGGCGAATCAGCAGACCATTTTCACGAAACACTGGCCCATTCCTATTTTAGAAAAGTTTATGGATGAAGGAATTGTGGAACAGCTGAAGACCATTCCCCATCCTTTCAGAGTGAAACAGATTGCGGAAATCGGCCTTAATCAGCGTGTCGTTGTAAGCGCTATTTATAAAGAACAGGTTTTTGGCTATATATGGGTTCAGGAGACAGAGCCTATGTCAGAGGAGGATCTCGATTTTCTTCATGAAGTGTCCCGTCACATCGGGAAGCTTCTCTATCAAAAAAATCAGATTAACCTGAGAGAAAACGAAGAAAAAAACGAGTTCTACAAAAAGATCATCGGGCAGGCGTTTCAAACGGAAAATCAGATCAGGTGGGAAGCGGCAAATCACAGCATCATGATTCCGGAAACGTTTATTGTCACAATCTTCACGGTCTCCCAAAGTGAGGAGGAGCAGCTGGAGGAACTGACGGAAACGGTCAGGCTGTTTGCCAATGCACTGAATCATTTTGCACACGTCTTTACCGATCAGCTGAAGGTGGTCGTCATTATCGGAAGCAATGCAAAAGTATCCGATCAGCTCTCGGCAAGTGCAGCAGAACTGACGTCGACGGTCATTTCCCAGTTTGGCGGCTATAAGATATATGCCGGCATCGGCAATTCGTATTCCTCCATCCTGCAGCTAAGAAAATCTTACTTTGAGGCTCTTGAAGTGATTAACGCTGCCAAGTTTATCGGTTCATCCGAAAAGCTGCCGTTTACATACAGCAAGCTCGGCATTTTCAGATACTTGGAGACCATTTCAAAGCACCACAGTATTACCGGCTACAACAATACAAGCCTCCAGATACTGAGAAAAAAAGATGAGGAAAGCCAGACGAAGCTGATTCATACGCTTGAAATTTATCTGCTTAATAACTGCAAACTGAAACCAACCGCTGAACAGCTGTTTGTTCACACTAATACACTCAAATACCGGATAAATCAAATTCAGGAGCTGACTTCGATCGATTTTGATGATTTTTATACGCGGATTCAGCTGTATATTGATCTGCAGCTTTTGAAAAAAGAGATTTAG
- the pruA gene encoding L-glutamate gamma-semialdehyde dehydrogenase codes for MIPYKHEPFTDFSNEENKKAYLEALEQVEGYLGQDYPLYIGAEKVTTEDKITSYNPADKAQVIGRVSKANRELAEKAMQEASAAFESWKKVKPEIRADVLFKAAAIIRRRKHEFSALLTKEAGKPWNEADADTAEAIDFLEFYARQMLKLKDGVPVESRPGEYNRYDYIPLGVGIIISPWNFPFAIMAGTAVAAIVTGNTILLKPASTTPVVAAKFVEVMLEAGLPAGVLNFVPGSGAEVGDYLVDHPKTRFISFTGSRDVGLRIFNRASQLNDGQIWLKRVIAEMGGKDTIVVDKEADLELAAQSIVKSAFGFSGQKCSACSRAVIVEDVYDQVLNRAVELTKELTVGNPTENHFMGPVIDQAAFDKIMSYVEIGKEEGRILSGGEGDSSKGFFVQPTIVADVDPKARLMQEEIFGPVVAFAKAKDFDEAIEIANNTEYGLTGAVITKNRENMEKAREDFHVGNLYFNRGCTGAIVGYQPFGGFNMSGTDSKAGGPDYLQLHMQAKTTSETF; via the coding sequence ATGATTCCATACAAACACGAACCATTTACTGATTTTTCAAACGAGGAAAACAAGAAAGCATACCTTGAAGCGCTTGAGCAGGTAGAAGGCTATCTTGGCCAGGACTATCCGCTTTACATTGGGGCAGAAAAAGTAACGACTGAAGACAAAATTACGTCTTACAACCCGGCAGACAAAGCTCAAGTAATCGGACGAGTTTCAAAAGCAAACCGCGAGCTTGCTGAAAAGGCTATGCAGGAAGCTTCTGCAGCATTTGAAAGCTGGAAAAAAGTAAAACCTGAAATCCGCGCTGACGTTCTTTTCAAAGCAGCAGCCATCATCCGCCGCCGCAAGCATGAGTTTTCGGCTCTTTTAACAAAAGAAGCGGGTAAGCCTTGGAATGAAGCGGATGCGGATACAGCTGAAGCGATTGATTTCCTTGAGTTCTACGCTCGCCAAATGCTGAAGCTCAAAGACGGAGTGCCGGTTGAAAGCCGTCCGGGCGAATACAACCGCTATGACTACATTCCGCTTGGAGTAGGCATCATCATCTCTCCTTGGAACTTCCCATTTGCGATCATGGCAGGAACGGCTGTTGCTGCAATCGTAACAGGAAATACGATTCTATTAAAACCGGCATCAACAACTCCGGTCGTTGCAGCTAAATTCGTTGAGGTTATGCTTGAAGCGGGTCTTCCTGCAGGCGTTCTGAACTTTGTTCCTGGAAGCGGAGCGGAAGTTGGCGACTACCTTGTTGACCATCCGAAAACTCGCTTTATCTCATTCACTGGCTCACGTGATGTAGGTCTTCGCATCTTCAACCGTGCTTCACAGCTGAACGACGGCCAAATCTGGCTTAAGCGCGTAATCGCTGAAATGGGCGGTAAAGATACGATTGTCGTAGATAAAGAGGCAGACCTTGAGCTTGCTGCTCAATCGATCGTAAAATCAGCATTTGGCTTCTCGGGACAAAAGTGCTCAGCATGCTCGCGTGCGGTGATCGTTGAAGATGTATACGATCAAGTTTTGAACCGTGCGGTTGAACTGACGAAAGAGCTGACAGTAGGCAACCCGACTGAAAACCACTTCATGGGTCCTGTCATTGATCAGGCTGCTTTTGACAAAATCATGAGCTACGTTGAAATCGGCAAAGAAGAGGGCCGCATTCTATCTGGAGGCGAAGGCGACAGCTCAAAAGGCTTCTTCGTTCAGCCGACAATCGTTGCGGACGTAGATCCGAAAGCGCGCTTAATGCAGGAAGAAATCTTTGGTCCGGTTGTTGCATTTGCTAAAGCAAAAGACTTTGATGAAGCGATTGAAATTGCCAATAACACAGAATACGGCCTGACTGGTGCTGTTATCACGAAAAACCGTGAAAACATGGAAAAAGCACGCGAAGATTTCCATGTAGGAAACCTTTACTTTAACCGCGGCTGCACAGGCGCAATTGTAGGCTACCAGCCATTCGGCGGATTTAATATGTCCGGCACTGACTCTAAAGCGGGCGGACCAGACTATCTGCAGCTTCACATGCAGGCAAAAACAACGTCTGAAACGTTCTGA
- a CDS encoding proline dehydrogenase family protein yields MEAITRDFFLFLSKNHLLNNIAKKRGGSFAAGKIIGGTDFKSSIKFIRQLNDSGLSVTVDHLGEFVDSEAVTRERTAECIETIEMISREKLDSQVSLKMTSLGLDIDRKLVIENMTKILDTAERHGVMVTIDMEDEVRCQATLDIFKEFKAKYSCISTVLQAYLYRTERDLSDLADYQPFLRLVKGAYKESPEVAFPEKKDVDENYKKLIEQSLLNGNYTAIASHDDQIIEYTKMLAKKHNIPNSKFEFQMLYGMRSKTQLDLVKQGYKMRVYVPYGLDWYGYFMRRLAERPSNIAFAFKGMVKS; encoded by the coding sequence GTGGAAGCGATTACAAGAGACTTTTTCCTCTTCTTATCAAAGAACCATTTACTTAACAATATAGCTAAAAAGCGCGGAGGCAGTTTTGCAGCCGGCAAGATTATCGGAGGAACTGATTTTAAAAGTTCCATAAAGTTCATCAGGCAGCTGAATGACAGCGGTTTGTCTGTAACAGTTGATCATCTGGGCGAATTTGTAGATTCGGAAGCCGTTACACGCGAGCGGACGGCAGAATGCATTGAAACCATTGAAATGATCAGCAGAGAGAAGCTTGATTCTCAGGTGTCGCTGAAAATGACATCGCTCGGTCTTGATATCGACCGGAAGCTTGTTATTGAAAACATGACAAAGATTCTGGATACGGCAGAAAGACACGGCGTCATGGTCACCATTGACATGGAGGATGAGGTGCGCTGCCAGGCAACTCTTGATATCTTTAAAGAGTTTAAAGCGAAATACAGCTGCATAAGCACGGTGCTGCAGGCATACCTGTACCGCACAGAAAGAGATTTAAGCGACCTGGCTGACTATCAGCCGTTTCTCCGTCTTGTAAAAGGCGCATATAAAGAATCACCGGAAGTAGCGTTTCCTGAAAAGAAAGATGTAGATGAAAACTACAAAAAGCTGATCGAACAAAGCCTGCTTAACGGCAACTATACAGCCATCGCATCACATGACGATCAAATCATTGAATATACAAAGATGCTGGCTAAGAAGCACAACATCCCTAATTCAAAATTCGAGTTTCAAATGCTTTACGGCATGAGAAGCAAAACGCAGCTTGACCTTGTGAAGCAGGGTTATAAGATGCGCGTTTACGTTCCATACGGTCTTGACTGGTATGGCTACTTCATGAGAAGACTTGCCGAAAGACCTTCAAATATCGCATTTGCATTTAAAGGTATGGTAAAAAGCTAA
- the putP gene encoding sodium/proline symporter PutP produces the protein MIDYALITSIGIYMAGMLLIGYFAYKRTSNLNDYMLGDRGLGPAVTALSAGAADMSGWLLMGLPGAMYATGLSSMWIVIGLTLGAYANWLYVAPRLRTYTEIANNSITIPSFLENRFADGSRILRLISALVILIFFTFYVSSGMVSGGVLFESTFGLDYHTGLWILTGVVVAYTLFGGFLAVSWTDFVQGIIMFVALILVPIVTVIHVGGFGPAFETPGSIDPALLDIFKGTSFLGIVSLFAWGLGYFGQPHIIVRFMAISSVKEIKKARAIGMGWMIFSSIGAMLTGFFGITYFAGEGTKLDDPETVFIVLGEVLFHPYITGFLISAILAAIMSTISSQLLVTASSLTEDIYKTFFRRSASDKELVFLGRMSVLLISVIALILSWEQNDTILGLVGYAWAGFGSSFGPLILLSLFWKRMTKWGALAGMVVGAATVIIWSMAGLSDMLYEMIPGFAASLIAIVAISLITPKPPKEAGEQFDEFERVLKQ, from the coding sequence ATGATAGACTACGCACTCATTACATCAATAGGCATCTATATGGCAGGTATGCTGCTGATTGGGTATTTTGCCTATAAACGTACTTCAAATTTAAATGATTACATGCTTGGCGACCGCGGTCTCGGGCCTGCTGTTACAGCACTGAGTGCAGGAGCTGCCGATATGAGCGGATGGCTTTTGATGGGTCTTCCGGGGGCAATGTATGCCACAGGTCTAAGTTCAATGTGGATTGTCATCGGTTTGACGCTCGGCGCTTATGCGAACTGGCTGTATGTTGCACCGCGCTTAAGAACGTATACGGAAATTGCGAATAATTCCATCACCATTCCTTCCTTCCTTGAGAACAGGTTTGCAGACGGATCCAGGATTTTACGATTAATTTCGGCTTTAGTTATCTTAATATTCTTTACTTTTTATGTATCCTCAGGAATGGTTTCCGGGGGAGTGCTGTTTGAAAGCACATTTGGACTTGATTATCACACGGGTCTTTGGATTTTAACAGGCGTTGTTGTCGCCTATACGCTGTTTGGAGGATTCCTTGCAGTAAGCTGGACTGATTTTGTTCAGGGAATTATTATGTTTGTTGCACTTATCTTAGTTCCGATCGTCACGGTCATTCATGTGGGAGGGTTCGGTCCTGCATTTGAAACACCGGGTTCAATAGATCCGGCTCTGCTTGATATTTTTAAAGGAACAAGCTTCCTCGGCATCGTTTCCCTTTTTGCATGGGGACTCGGCTATTTCGGCCAGCCGCACATTATTGTCCGCTTTATGGCAATCAGCTCTGTGAAAGAAATTAAGAAGGCGCGCGCAATTGGAATGGGATGGATGATTTTTTCAAGCATCGGCGCTATGCTTACCGGATTTTTCGGCATCACCTATTTTGCAGGTGAAGGCACAAAGCTTGATGATCCAGAAACAGTTTTCATCGTGCTTGGAGAAGTCCTGTTTCATCCTTACATCACAGGATTTTTAATCTCTGCGATTCTCGCTGCCATCATGAGCACGATATCTTCGCAGCTGCTTGTAACAGCAAGCTCGCTGACGGAGGATATTTATAAAACATTCTTCAGACGGTCTGCATCAGATAAAGAACTTGTTTTCTTGGGAAGAATGTCTGTCCTGCTGATCTCTGTCATTGCCCTGATTCTGTCATGGGAGCAAAATGACACGATTCTTGGACTTGTAGGTTACGCGTGGGCAGGCTTCGGTTCTTCATTTGGACCGCTGATCCTCCTGAGCCTTTTCTGGAAGCGCATGACGAAGTGGGGGGCACTTGCAGGAATGGTAGTAGGTGCTGCCACGGTCATCATCTGGTCAATGGCCGGATTGTCAGACATGCTTTATGAAATGATTCCAGGCTTTGCCGCAAGCTTGATTGCCATTGTTGCAATCAGTCTGATCACACCAAAGCCTCCTAAAGAAGCAGGGGAGCAATTTGATGAATTTGAACGAGTGTTGAAGCAGTAA
- a CDS encoding MFS transporter codes for MARPAGKNTRWTISALLSTFIILNYFDRVALAAAAPELQKAFSLSAFEMGLVFTVYNYAYTLMQLPIGSMLDRWGVSWVTRTGMVIWTFLTISLVFIQGTLLLYIIRFFTGITSASAFPAAAKATASWFPFHERGLATALFDSSAKLSNVIGGPLVAILITLYDWKTAFLAIGAINVLFTFVFWKYYDEPDTHKSISKEEINYIHMYEDSADLPSYKAALVLKTFFTNRKAWGLMIGFTGYGYTFNLLLLWLPTFFKEQFQLDLLSSALYTAIPWLIAALSGILAGGWLVDSLIKKGYSPHRVYKNIISTGLLVGLIFIGSIFTSSPVLSMIFISIGLAGISATAPIGWTIAAKLAPPGTTAILSSMVNFANNLFGGIIATFLTGYIVDATGSFDLAFIIAAAVLVIGLIFYTVVLGDIEQISVKSKKL; via the coding sequence ATGGCCCGTCCCGCCGGAAAAAATACAAGGTGGACAATATCCGCGCTTCTCAGCACGTTCATCATATTGAACTATTTTGACAGGGTTGCCCTTGCTGCCGCTGCTCCTGAACTTCAGAAAGCCTTTTCGCTGAGCGCCTTTGAAATGGGACTTGTTTTTACGGTGTATAACTATGCCTACACCCTTATGCAGCTTCCGATCGGCAGTATGCTCGACAGATGGGGAGTCAGCTGGGTGACAAGGACAGGCATGGTCATCTGGACGTTTTTGACAATCAGCCTTGTCTTTATTCAAGGCACTCTTCTTTTATATATCATCCGTTTTTTCACAGGCATCACCAGCGCATCCGCCTTCCCTGCCGCCGCAAAAGCTACAGCCAGCTGGTTTCCTTTTCATGAGAGAGGACTTGCCACTGCCCTGTTTGATTCTTCTGCCAAGCTTTCAAATGTAATCGGCGGGCCTCTTGTAGCGATTTTGATTACCCTTTATGACTGGAAAACAGCTTTTTTGGCAATCGGGGCCATTAACGTGCTGTTTACCTTTGTCTTCTGGAAGTATTACGACGAGCCGGACACTCACAAGAGCATATCCAAAGAAGAAATCAACTACATTCATATGTATGAAGATTCCGCAGACCTTCCTTCTTACAAAGCGGCACTTGTCCTTAAAACGTTTTTTACAAACAGAAAGGCCTGGGGGCTGATGATCGGTTTTACCGGGTACGGTTATACCTTCAACCTGCTGCTTCTGTGGCTGCCGACGTTTTTTAAGGAGCAGTTTCAGCTGGATTTGCTGTCTTCCGCTCTTTACACAGCCATTCCGTGGCTGATTGCCGCTCTATCAGGTATTCTGGCTGGAGGATGGCTTGTCGACAGCCTGATTAAGAAAGGATATTCTCCTCACAGAGTATATAAAAACATCATTTCGACAGGACTGCTTGTTGGCCTTATCTTTATCGGATCCATCTTTACATCAAGCCCCGTCCTGTCGATGATTTTTATTTCCATCGGCCTTGCGGGCATATCTGCAACAGCTCCAATCGGCTGGACCATTGCAGCAAAGCTTGCACCGCCCGGCACAACAGCCATCCTGAGTTCAATGGTCAATTTTGCGAACAACCTTTTCGGAGGGATCATAGCGACATTTTTGACCGGATACATAGTTGACGCAACAGGGTCATTTGATCTTGCTTTCATCATTGCGGCAGCCGTGCTCGTCATTGGCTTGATTTTTTATACCGTCGTGCTCGGCGATATTGAACAGATTTCTGTTAAAAGCAAAAAGCTCTGA